A section of the Terriglobales bacterium genome encodes:
- a CDS encoding efflux transporter outer membrane subunit: MRQKLVLLTVIAYLTCLCGCLTPKYQRPASPAPPSWPESATATPATPEAEPEADRVKWRDFFADKHLQSVIELALSNNRDLRVAALNVEKAQALYRIQRAQQYPEIDASAAGQLYRVPGKMSQTGKAYTYEQYNVGLSSTVWELDLFGRVRSLKKAALEQYLATEQAHSATQISLIAAVANTYLTMAADRDNLRLAQATLEAQQASYDLVRQTREAGIASDLDLRQAQSQVEAARVDIARYTGQVALDGNALNLLVGTQVPAELLPSELSSDQSLKDVSAGLPSDLLLRRPDILAAEHQLKASYANIGAARAAFFPRIALTGGGGVMSGELSNLFKAESDTWNFYPQITAPIFDAGSRRANLKAAKVDRDLAVAEYEKSIQSGFREVSDSLTLRSRLVEQQQAQQALVTALDETYQLSQARYKAGIDSYLSVLVAQRSLYGAQQALVSVRLARQSNLVNLYKVLGGGA; the protein is encoded by the coding sequence ATGCGGCAGAAACTTGTGTTGCTCACAGTAATCGCATATCTAACATGCCTGTGCGGATGCCTTACGCCTAAGTACCAGCGGCCCGCGTCCCCGGCTCCGCCCTCCTGGCCGGAGAGTGCCACAGCCACACCTGCTACGCCAGAAGCCGAGCCAGAAGCCGACAGAGTGAAGTGGCGGGATTTTTTCGCGGACAAACATCTTCAATCTGTTATCGAGCTGGCTTTGTCCAACAATCGCGACCTGCGCGTAGCTGCTCTCAATGTTGAGAAGGCGCAGGCGCTGTATCGCATTCAGCGTGCGCAGCAGTATCCCGAAATTGATGCTTCAGCTGCTGGACAGCTCTATCGAGTCCCCGGGAAGATGTCGCAAACCGGCAAGGCTTACACCTACGAACAGTACAACGTTGGCTTGAGTTCGACCGTGTGGGAACTCGACCTGTTCGGGCGAGTTCGCAGCTTGAAGAAAGCAGCACTCGAACAGTATCTCGCAACGGAGCAAGCCCACTCTGCTACTCAAATCTCATTGATAGCGGCTGTCGCCAACACATATCTCACGATGGCCGCGGATCGCGACAACCTTCGATTGGCGCAGGCGACGCTAGAAGCGCAGCAGGCCTCCTACGACCTGGTTCGCCAGACGCGCGAGGCCGGCATAGCGTCCGATCTAGACCTCAGGCAGGCACAGAGCCAAGTAGAAGCTGCGCGGGTAGACATCGCCCGGTACACGGGACAAGTTGCACTAGACGGAAACGCTCTGAACCTACTCGTAGGCACCCAAGTTCCCGCCGAATTGTTGCCTAGCGAATTGAGTTCCGATCAGTCGCTCAAGGATGTGAGCGCAGGACTGCCCTCCGACCTACTGCTCCGTCGGCCGGATATTCTGGCGGCAGAGCATCAACTGAAGGCCTCATACGCAAACATCGGGGCGGCGCGTGCAGCCTTCTTCCCGCGAATCGCACTGACCGGCGGGGGCGGTGTAATGAGTGGCGAGCTTTCAAATCTGTTCAAGGCCGAATCCGACACTTGGAACTTCTATCCGCAGATCACTGCGCCGATATTTGATGCTGGGTCTCGCCGCGCCAACCTCAAGGCAGCCAAAGTCGATCGTGATCTCGCGGTCGCCGAGTACGAGAAGTCAATTCAATCAGGCTTCCGAGAGGTAAGCGATTCGCTCACTTTGCGGAGCCGACTTGTAGAACAGCAACAAGCTCAGCAGGCGCTCGTGACAGCTCTGGATGAAACTTACCAACTCTCTCAGGCCCGCTACAAGGCAGGAATTGATAGCTACCTGAGCGTTTTGGTTGCACAGCGGTCGCTTTACGGAGCGCAACAGGCTCTGGTCAGTGTCCGACTGGCTCGGCAGAGCAATCTCGTTAACCTTTACAAAGTATTGGGAGGAGGAGCATAA
- a CDS encoding efflux RND transporter permease subunit, with protein MSKFFLDRPVFAWVIAIAMMLGGGLAIYNLPISQYPPIAPPSISVTAAYPGASAKTVEDSVVQIIEQKMTGLDRMLYMSATSDSSGQGVLTLTFAPGTDPDVAWSKVQNKLQLAMPMLPEVVQRQGVTVSKSTRNYLMLVGLVSDNPDVDENDLSDYAISQIQPSLARVPGVGEVEAFGSQYSMRVWLKPDKLTEYNMTIDDVVAAIRSYNVEVSAGQLGGLPAVPGQRLNASIVVQSLLKTPEEFGAIPLRNSPDGSIVRVRDVARTELGTEFYDAKASYNGKPASALAIRQEAGANALDTAAAVKAKMQELSKYFPGGLRVVYPYDTTPFVKVAIGEVVKTLFEAIILVFLIMYLFLGNMRATLVPTIAVPVVILGTFGVLGILGFSINMLTMFAMVLAIGLLVDDAIVVVENVERVMSEEGLPPWEATRKSMGEITSALVGIGFVLSAVFAPMIFFPGSTGIIYRQFSVTVIASMLLSVLVALILTPVLCASLLKPVEKGHEAAESGFRLLRPLFMGFDRLFFSLRDKYTSVVDHILGSKAPYLVVFVLIVAAMGFLFRRMPSAYLPDEDQGTLITQVQLPPGSTREQTEAVMNEVRRHFLEDQKDAVKSCMTVVGMSLAGRGQNQGLAFVMLKDWDLRNRPELRVKAVAEKAMRSFSGIRNATVFAFPPPAVVELGMSTGFDFMLQDRGGLGHEKLMEARAQLMGMAMKDPRLTRVRPNGLDDVPEYRTDVDWEKAGALGIPISNIHNTISAAFGSAYVNDFIQGGRVKRVYVQADAPYRMLPTDLDRLYVRNTKGGVLPVSALTSERWIYASPRLERYNSFPSLEFMGEPASGKSSGEAMQAMEDIVSKLPKGIGYEWTALSYQERMASAQTALLYSFSVLVIFLVLAALYESWTVPISIMLALPLGVIGGVLASSLRGLPNDVYFQIGLLTVLGLTTKNAILIVQFAKIRREQGAGLIEATLQAAKLRLRPIVMTSLAFGFGVLPLAIATGAGAGAEKAIGTSVLGGMITATFLAIFFIPLFFVVVVQIFERRASRTQGNVADMSHPAEDN; from the coding sequence ATGTCTAAGTTCTTCCTGGATCGTCCGGTTTTCGCATGGGTCATCGCGATTGCCATGATGCTGGGCGGCGGTTTGGCAATCTACAACCTGCCGATATCCCAGTACCCTCCGATTGCACCGCCCTCGATTTCTGTTACTGCCGCGTATCCTGGCGCATCGGCGAAAACCGTAGAGGACAGCGTCGTCCAGATCATTGAGCAGAAGATGACAGGGCTCGACCGGATGTTGTACATGTCCGCGACGAGCGACTCCTCCGGCCAAGGCGTACTCACTCTGACATTCGCTCCCGGCACCGATCCAGATGTGGCTTGGTCCAAGGTCCAAAATAAGCTGCAGCTTGCGATGCCAATGTTGCCCGAGGTCGTGCAACGGCAGGGAGTCACCGTCAGCAAGTCAACCCGTAATTACCTAATGTTGGTCGGTCTCGTTTCGGATAACCCTGATGTCGATGAGAACGATTTGTCCGACTATGCGATTTCGCAGATTCAGCCATCGTTGGCGCGTGTGCCCGGAGTCGGCGAAGTCGAAGCCTTCGGTTCCCAATACTCGATGAGGGTCTGGCTAAAACCGGACAAGCTCACCGAGTACAACATGACCATCGACGACGTGGTGGCCGCAATCCGTTCTTACAACGTGGAGGTGTCAGCAGGTCAGCTAGGCGGATTGCCAGCAGTTCCCGGACAGCGACTGAATGCGTCCATCGTAGTCCAATCACTCCTGAAGACCCCTGAAGAATTCGGGGCGATTCCCCTGCGAAACAGCCCGGACGGATCGATCGTGCGGGTTCGAGATGTGGCCCGAACGGAACTCGGGACCGAGTTCTATGATGCGAAGGCTTCGTACAACGGAAAGCCCGCGTCTGCTCTGGCGATTCGTCAGGAAGCCGGCGCCAATGCGTTGGATACTGCCGCAGCGGTCAAAGCAAAGATGCAGGAGTTGTCGAAGTACTTTCCTGGTGGGTTGAGAGTCGTTTATCCCTACGACACGACACCATTCGTGAAAGTTGCGATTGGCGAGGTCGTCAAGACTCTATTTGAGGCCATCATCCTCGTTTTCCTCATCATGTACCTCTTCCTGGGAAACATGCGGGCGACGTTGGTCCCGACAATCGCGGTTCCAGTTGTGATCTTGGGAACGTTTGGGGTACTGGGAATTCTCGGATTTTCAATCAACATGCTGACCATGTTCGCCATGGTGCTAGCCATCGGTCTCTTGGTCGACGATGCAATCGTCGTCGTGGAGAACGTTGAACGCGTTATGAGTGAGGAGGGACTTCCGCCGTGGGAGGCAACTAGGAAGTCCATGGGCGAGATTACCAGTGCGCTCGTAGGTATTGGATTCGTGCTGTCGGCGGTCTTCGCCCCAATGATCTTCTTCCCGGGGTCGACGGGGATCATCTATCGTCAGTTCTCGGTAACAGTAATTGCGTCAATGCTTCTTTCGGTATTGGTTGCCTTGATCCTCACGCCGGTACTGTGCGCCTCACTCCTTAAGCCAGTTGAAAAAGGTCATGAGGCAGCAGAGAGCGGATTCCGCCTGCTCCGGCCGCTATTCATGGGATTCGACAGGCTGTTCTTTTCTTTGCGAGACAAGTACACGTCCGTGGTGGATCACATTCTCGGATCCAAAGCTCCGTATCTTGTCGTGTTCGTGCTGATTGTCGCAGCCATGGGATTTCTCTTTCGTCGGATGCCGTCGGCATATTTGCCGGATGAAGACCAAGGAACTCTGATCACTCAGGTGCAGTTGCCACCTGGCTCGACTCGGGAGCAGACCGAAGCTGTCATGAACGAAGTACGTCGACACTTCCTGGAGGACCAAAAGGATGCTGTGAAGTCCTGCATGACCGTTGTCGGCATGAGCCTGGCGGGACGAGGGCAGAACCAAGGATTGGCGTTCGTAATGTTGAAGGATTGGGACTTGCGAAACCGTCCCGAGCTTCGAGTAAAGGCGGTTGCCGAAAAGGCGATGAGATCTTTCTCGGGTATTCGAAATGCCACGGTGTTTGCCTTTCCGCCCCCCGCTGTCGTTGAGCTCGGGATGTCGACGGGATTCGACTTCATGCTCCAGGATCGTGGTGGACTCGGTCACGAGAAATTGATGGAGGCCCGTGCGCAACTCATGGGCATGGCGATGAAGGATCCGAGGCTGACTCGCGTGCGCCCCAATGGTTTGGACGACGTACCCGAATACCGAACCGACGTGGATTGGGAAAAGGCGGGGGCGTTGGGGATTCCGATTAGCAATATTCACAACACAATCTCCGCCGCATTCGGCAGCGCCTACGTGAACGATTTCATCCAAGGTGGCCGTGTGAAGAGGGTATACGTTCAAGCAGACGCTCCTTATCGGATGCTTCCAACCGATCTGGATCGCTTGTACGTGCGCAACACGAAAGGCGGTGTTCTGCCCGTTTCGGCCCTTACCTCGGAGAGGTGGATCTACGCCTCCCCTCGCCTGGAGAGATACAACAGCTTCCCTTCGCTCGAGTTTATGGGCGAGCCAGCCTCAGGGAAGAGTTCAGGCGAGGCCATGCAGGCGATGGAGGATATCGTCTCCAAACTGCCGAAAGGCATCGGGTATGAGTGGACAGCGCTCTCTTATCAGGAGCGAATGGCTAGTGCTCAAACCGCTCTCCTGTATTCCTTTTCCGTACTAGTAATCTTTCTCGTACTTGCGGCGCTGTACGAAAGTTGGACAGTTCCAATCTCCATCATGCTCGCTCTGCCGCTGGGAGTGATTGGTGGCGTGCTGGCGTCTTCCTTAAGAGGCCTGCCAAACGACGTCTATTTCCAAATTGGGCTTCTTACTGTCTTAGGACTAACCACTAAGAACGCCATCCTTATTGTCCAGTTCGCGAAGATTCGGCGCGAGCAGGGTGCAGGCTTGATCGAAGCAACCCTCCAGGCCGCAAAACTCCGGCTGCGCCCGATAGTGATGACCTCACTGGCATTTGGTTTTGGTGTTCTACCTCTGGCGATCGCAACTGGTGCTGGAGCGGGAGCGGAAAAGGCCATCGGCACCAGCGTTCTCGGCGGTATGATCACCGCCACTTTTCTTGCAATCTTCTTCATTCCTCTGTTTTTCGTTGTGGTCGTCCAAATCTTCGAACGAAGAGCCTCTCGAACTCAGGGGAACGTGGCTGACATGTCGCATCCTGCGGAGGACAACTAA
- a CDS encoding BadF/BadG/BcrA/BcrD ATPase family protein, translated as MSSLVAFEYAETEQANAENNTSRRVRYRVGLDVGSTTVKAIVEDSQSHCIVWCDYRRHELRQQEMVLDYLLRMERDLKISPGNTEIFITGSGGAALAPLIGARYVQEVTAISLAVERMCPEVNSVIELGGQDAKIIVFRKDASGTRRKLPSMNDKCAAGTGAVIDKIAAKLRIPQDQLCTQPYRGIRLHPIAAKCGVFAETDINGLQKQGVPPDQLLASLFQAVVLQNLTVLTRGFLIQPAVLLLGGPNKFIRGLQEAWKVNIAQLWADQATPVSPLDDIEKLIRVPENAEYFGAIGAVEFGRTPMNKDVDYRGSELLSLYIRTGRNAQKQKSALPALCTSVQELAEFRSRYQLPRFVPARFSEGETVQVFAGIDAGSTSTKAVLLSSAGDVLCKAYQLSNGNPIEDARDVFGNLREQVERQGAQLEILGVGTTGYAKDILKEVLQADVALVETVAHAKSAMRYCSNPELIVDVGGQDIKIIILRNGQVTDFRLNTQCSAGNGYFLQATAAALGIGVSDYAEVAFSARLMPRFGYGCAVFLQSDVVNFQRQGWTNAEILAGLAAVLPKNVFLYVAGLPNVASLGSRIVLQGGTQQNLAVVKAEVDFIREHFRASDDSTPEIILHPYCAEAGAIGAGLEAIELANGGRSTSFIGIDALATMRYQTINDETTRCRFCANRCQRTFIKVQARVSSTGVPVGSCRKVIIANCDEGRTSDAEELRICRAEATKVKNATPNVVALAAAEVWKSTNPTSVADSYPEATANFARKQRAELMVRRQKLRIGLPRVLSMYSHAPLFRTYLEALGVASSNIAFSSFTGHEMYASAAGKGAIDPCFPSKVSIAHIHDLLRKSLNDRSLDVIFFPMVDAVETPLANCVGNACPALTLTPEAVKAAFTTEIDSFRKKGIKYLNPLLDLSDRKLCSLQMFDAWRDILGLSASESDRAIESAYNALEQFEARMRTETRAVLEMLEKTERLGIVILGRSYHNDPGLNQGIPEEFQRRGYPVLSQAYLPVDDDTLARLFDEDVQAGHIRNPLEIVDVWKHPFSASTSQKFWAAKFVARHRNLVAVELSSFKCGHDAPAYTVLRYIVEQAGTQFFTFKDLDENRPVSSIKLRVETIDYFLRRHRPRTGTRSTLANAECTNHGIPDTLAEP; from the coding sequence ATGTCTTCACTTGTAGCATTCGAGTACGCCGAGACCGAACAGGCTAACGCAGAGAACAACACCTCACGAAGGGTTCGCTACCGGGTTGGGCTCGACGTTGGGTCGACAACCGTAAAGGCGATTGTGGAGGATTCCCAATCGCACTGCATAGTCTGGTGCGACTACCGGCGCCATGAACTGCGTCAGCAGGAAATGGTCCTCGATTATCTTCTGCGCATGGAAAGAGATCTTAAGATCAGCCCTGGGAACACCGAGATTTTCATAACCGGATCGGGAGGCGCCGCGTTGGCTCCGTTGATTGGAGCCAGGTATGTGCAGGAAGTCACGGCAATATCACTTGCAGTCGAACGCATGTGCCCTGAGGTGAACTCGGTGATCGAGTTGGGTGGCCAGGACGCGAAAATTATCGTCTTTCGCAAGGACGCTTCAGGAACAAGACGCAAGCTGCCGTCTATGAACGACAAATGCGCGGCCGGAACAGGTGCTGTTATAGACAAGATTGCGGCTAAACTTCGAATCCCTCAAGATCAGCTCTGCACTCAGCCTTACCGTGGAATTCGGTTGCATCCGATTGCGGCGAAGTGCGGTGTCTTCGCCGAGACAGACATTAATGGATTGCAGAAACAAGGAGTTCCTCCTGACCAGTTGCTTGCCTCCTTATTTCAGGCGGTAGTACTGCAAAACCTCACAGTTCTAACCCGAGGGTTCCTTATCCAACCCGCCGTCTTATTGTTGGGTGGCCCTAACAAATTCATTCGAGGCCTGCAGGAGGCCTGGAAAGTGAACATCGCCCAACTCTGGGCTGACCAAGCTACCCCGGTTTCCCCTCTTGACGATATCGAGAAGCTCATCCGCGTGCCCGAGAACGCCGAATACTTCGGCGCTATCGGGGCAGTTGAGTTTGGCCGGACGCCGATGAACAAAGATGTCGATTATCGAGGGTCCGAGCTGCTTTCGCTGTACATCAGAACCGGGCGCAATGCTCAGAAGCAGAAGAGTGCTCTTCCGGCTCTCTGCACCTCCGTACAGGAACTCGCAGAATTCAGGAGCCGTTACCAACTTCCAAGGTTCGTTCCAGCACGGTTTTCGGAAGGTGAGACCGTGCAGGTGTTCGCCGGAATCGATGCGGGCTCGACATCTACGAAAGCTGTCTTGCTATCTTCTGCGGGCGATGTTCTGTGCAAGGCCTATCAGCTTTCGAATGGCAATCCAATCGAAGATGCCCGAGATGTTTTTGGCAACCTCCGGGAACAGGTGGAGCGACAGGGTGCCCAGCTTGAAATCCTAGGAGTCGGGACGACGGGATACGCAAAGGACATCCTCAAAGAAGTTCTGCAAGCCGACGTGGCACTCGTTGAAACAGTCGCTCATGCGAAGTCGGCGATGCGATATTGCTCCAATCCAGAATTGATTGTCGATGTTGGCGGGCAGGATATAAAGATCATCATCCTGCGGAACGGCCAAGTCACGGACTTCCGACTGAACACCCAGTGTTCAGCGGGAAACGGCTACTTTCTACAGGCGACGGCTGCTGCTTTGGGCATAGGAGTGAGCGACTATGCTGAAGTGGCTTTTTCCGCCCGATTAATGCCGCGTTTCGGATACGGATGTGCTGTGTTCCTGCAGTCTGACGTAGTCAACTTCCAGCGGCAGGGGTGGACCAATGCGGAAATCCTCGCCGGCCTTGCTGCTGTGTTGCCGAAAAACGTCTTTCTGTATGTCGCAGGCTTGCCGAACGTCGCGTCGCTCGGGTCGCGAATCGTGCTGCAGGGTGGGACGCAACAGAACCTCGCCGTTGTAAAGGCGGAAGTCGACTTCATTCGTGAGCACTTTCGCGCTAGTGACGATTCCACTCCAGAAATCATTCTGCATCCATATTGTGCTGAAGCCGGCGCCATCGGTGCGGGTTTGGAAGCAATCGAATTGGCTAATGGTGGTCGGAGCACTTCTTTCATCGGAATTGATGCCTTGGCAACCATGCGGTATCAAACCATCAACGACGAAACGACCCGCTGTCGATTCTGCGCAAATCGTTGCCAGCGCACCTTTATCAAGGTTCAAGCGCGAGTCTCATCGACCGGGGTTCCCGTGGGCTCTTGTCGAAAGGTGATCATTGCAAACTGCGACGAGGGCCGTACGAGCGATGCCGAGGAACTCCGGATTTGCCGCGCTGAAGCCACAAAAGTGAAAAACGCGACACCCAATGTCGTGGCCCTAGCGGCAGCAGAGGTATGGAAGAGCACCAATCCGACCAGTGTTGCGGATTCGTACCCTGAAGCAACTGCCAATTTCGCTCGCAAACAACGGGCAGAACTGATGGTGCGACGGCAGAAACTGCGCATAGGGCTCCCGCGTGTGTTGTCCATGTATAGCCATGCTCCTCTGTTCCGTACCTACCTGGAGGCCCTAGGAGTGGCGTCCTCGAATATCGCGTTCTCCAGCTTCACTGGTCATGAAATGTACGCGTCGGCAGCAGGCAAAGGTGCGATCGATCCTTGTTTTCCCTCCAAAGTGTCTATTGCCCACATCCACGATTTACTTAGGAAGTCATTGAATGACCGAAGTCTCGACGTGATCTTCTTCCCGATGGTTGACGCGGTCGAGACTCCGCTGGCGAACTGCGTCGGAAATGCCTGTCCAGCGCTAACGCTAACTCCAGAAGCAGTGAAGGCAGCATTTACGACAGAGATAGACTCGTTTAGAAAGAAGGGAATTAAGTATCTTAATCCTCTTCTCGACCTGTCGGACCGGAAGCTCTGCTCGCTTCAAATGTTTGACGCATGGAGAGATATCTTAGGTCTGTCAGCATCGGAAAGCGATCGTGCAATCGAGAGTGCTTACAATGCTTTGGAACAGTTTGAAGCGCGAATGCGAACCGAGACTCGTGCTGTTCTAGAAATGCTCGAAAAGACTGAGCGGCTCGGTATCGTGATCCTGGGTCGGTCTTACCACAACGATCCAGGATTGAATCAGGGTATTCCAGAGGAATTCCAGCGGCGAGGCTATCCGGTTCTTTCACAAGCTTACTTGCCTGTTGACGATGATACCTTAGCTCGGCTGTTTGACGAGGACGTACAGGCGGGACACATCCGTAATCCGCTCGAGATCGTCGACGTGTGGAAGCATCCGTTTTCCGCCAGTACGTCACAGAAGTTCTGGGCTGCGAAATTTGTCGCACGACATCGAAACCTCGTCGCAGTCGAGCTTTCGAGCTTCAAGTGTGGCCATGATGCTCCCGCCTACACAGTTCTACGGTATATCGTTGAACAAGCCGGAACACAGTTCTTCACATTCAAAGATCTGGACGAGAATCGGCCCGTATCATCGATTAAGCTTCGCGTCGAAACCATCGATTACTTCCTCCGACGCCATCGCCCGCGTACTGGTACACGATCTACTCTTGCAAACGCCGAGTGCACTAACCATGGCATACCCGACACACTGGCCGAACCATAG
- a CDS encoding universal stress protein, whose protein sequence is MSQVGISKAIDIQLSSILLATDFSAASEGALHHAIAIARHFNARLYLVHIVSSLGLTMAGPEAISTSTSLAQRDAASIERKLILNGTLRELHHQVIVRAGDIWEELEHILRHEHIDLAVIGTHSRTGVMKLVLGSVAEQIFRHAFCPVLTVGPHSPLEAELPPRKELRPLLFPTDFSDASLAALPYAITFANQIKTQLVLVHLLSHVPPTEGTRWYTADDVMCMRKEAQVAAAQQLEQLTVNAGLGMKPLCIAKVADAAEGILLAARALHVSCIIMGLHRKKHIDLASHLPWSTAHEVVCGADCPVLTVRSSQ, encoded by the coding sequence ATGTCGCAGGTAGGTATATCAAAGGCTATTGATATCCAGCTGAGCTCGATTTTGCTGGCTACTGATTTCTCGGCGGCATCAGAGGGAGCTCTTCACCACGCGATTGCCATCGCGCGACATTTTAATGCAAGGCTGTACCTGGTCCACATAGTGTCTTCGCTAGGACTAACCATGGCTGGTCCGGAAGCCATATCGACCTCCACATCACTCGCACAAAGAGATGCGGCCTCAATAGAGCGTAAGCTGATTCTCAACGGAACCCTTCGGGAACTGCATCACCAGGTGATTGTGAGGGCAGGAGACATTTGGGAAGAACTCGAGCACATTCTCCGACACGAACATATCGATCTGGCAGTTATAGGTACTCACAGTCGAACCGGGGTGATGAAACTGGTGCTCGGATCGGTTGCTGAGCAGATATTTCGTCACGCATTTTGTCCAGTATTGACGGTGGGCCCTCATTCACCCCTGGAAGCGGAATTACCTCCCCGAAAAGAGCTACGCCCGCTCTTATTCCCGACAGATTTCAGTGATGCCTCCCTTGCTGCACTTCCTTACGCAATAACGTTTGCCAATCAAATTAAAACACAGCTGGTTTTAGTGCACCTGCTGTCCCACGTTCCGCCGACAGAAGGAACGCGGTGGTACACAGCAGATGATGTTATGTGCATGCGAAAGGAGGCGCAAGTAGCCGCGGCCCAACAATTGGAGCAATTGACTGTGAATGCCGGGTTAGGAATGAAACCGCTTTGTATCGCTAAGGTCGCAGACGCCGCCGAAGGGATCTTACTCGCCGCCAGGGCTCTTCATGTGAGCTGCATCATCATGGGGCTGCATCGAAAGAAGCACATTGATCTAGCTTCGCACTTGCCATGGTCAACCGCACACGAGGTTGTCTGTGGTGCTGACTGTCCGGTTTTGACCGTCAGAAGTTCGCAGTAG
- a CDS encoding radical SAM protein, with translation MKTANSQETSPSAPFRLEGSIHEILMNGDRPSQVLPAAPGQETALPEPVFPQHPELFHCDDAKFFPVGGKRHWTASQIKRALAAWAVPYFRSRVSRGEFHPIIAYLFNEWKCNLDCHYCWAFDNKVHGMSEEVARRSIDWLHDTGCRVLALMGGEPLLRRQLTHKIVYYAAKRGFFVYLATNGRLLDPNITDRLADAGISTINLAVDAWDVKHGLPKAMAPIKANFDYLIRKQYKYGYTVFLNINICRNNLADVRQLTELANENGIATDYHICESPMTAQPGFDHMDNNPTFIRPEDHEQVAELIDWLIERQKTGYQMVNSVQRLAEMKQFVKGSLGTWGCRAGQNSIVIRVDGTLAPCFPVYNTQYDWGTIEHPKVDPEQLKSMKCQCESECFSTLNHILAFCYNDGRVIRWLLRQAAHGFQGIRGNMD, from the coding sequence ATGAAAACAGCTAATTCACAAGAAACATCGCCCTCAGCACCGTTTCGCCTGGAGGGATCGATTCATGAAATCTTGATGAATGGCGATCGTCCCTCACAAGTTCTACCGGCGGCGCCGGGACAGGAAACAGCCTTGCCCGAACCGGTATTTCCTCAGCACCCTGAGCTGTTTCATTGCGACGATGCGAAATTCTTTCCCGTAGGCGGCAAACGGCATTGGACCGCAAGCCAGATCAAACGAGCATTAGCGGCGTGGGCCGTTCCATATTTCCGATCTCGCGTCTCGCGAGGGGAATTTCATCCAATCATCGCGTACCTCTTCAATGAATGGAAATGCAACCTCGACTGTCACTATTGCTGGGCGTTCGATAACAAGGTGCATGGCATGTCGGAAGAGGTTGCACGTCGATCCATCGACTGGCTACACGATACGGGCTGTCGCGTGTTGGCGCTGATGGGTGGAGAGCCCCTGCTGCGCCGACAATTAACTCACAAGATTGTGTATTACGCCGCCAAGCGCGGATTCTTTGTGTACCTGGCGACTAATGGACGTCTGTTGGATCCCAATATCACAGATCGTCTGGCGGATGCCGGGATCTCCACAATCAATCTCGCAGTCGATGCCTGGGACGTGAAGCATGGTCTTCCCAAGGCCATGGCGCCAATCAAGGCTAACTTCGATTACCTCATTCGTAAGCAATACAAGTACGGTTATACGGTCTTCCTAAACATAAATATTTGTCGAAATAACCTAGCGGATGTCCGTCAGTTGACCGAACTCGCAAATGAAAACGGAATAGCGACAGACTACCACATCTGTGAATCCCCGATGACGGCACAGCCTGGTTTTGATCATATGGACAATAACCCGACATTCATTCGCCCTGAGGATCACGAGCAAGTCGCGGAGTTGATCGATTGGCTTATCGAACGACAGAAGACAGGCTACCAAATGGTGAATTCCGTGCAACGACTCGCGGAGATGAAGCAGTTTGTGAAGGGCTCCCTGGGCACTTGGGGCTGTCGCGCTGGCCAAAACTCAATCGTGATTCGCGTCGATGGAACGCTGGCGCCGTGTTTCCCGGTCTACAACACCCAATATGACTGGGGAACCATTGAACATCCGAAGGTCGATCCCGAACAACTGAAGAGCATGAAATGCCAATGTGAAAGTGAGTGCTTCTCGACGCTGAACCACATTCTCGCCTTCTGCTACAACGACGGCCGGGTTATCCGATGGTTATTGCGGCAGGCAGCGCACGGATTCCAGGGAATTCGCGGAAACATGGATTGA
- a CDS encoding outer membrane lipoprotein-sorting protein, which translates to MITASCFTVPIEVYSPATLHGQTLGDLKAAELSTSEVVSKMVAMNQKRANSLQSFTSQRTYELDYRGFPSHKHARMIVDARFEAPQNKELKIISEEGSELLRNRVLRKLVDSELEAGDRSNRTATALTEANYSFSLVGREQMDGRDCYVLNVSARTRSKFLYDGKIWVDAEDFAVVHIRARPAKNPSFWIKRVDIEHQYEKIGAFWLPKTNQSTSSVRLGGRAALKIDYGSYKIEPREALVPDRSSTHGTMQ; encoded by the coding sequence TTGATCACTGCATCATGCTTTACCGTCCCAATCGAGGTTTATTCACCCGCCACGCTTCATGGCCAGACTTTAGGTGACCTGAAGGCCGCCGAGCTTTCCACCTCCGAAGTCGTTTCCAAGATGGTTGCGATGAACCAAAAACGGGCCAATAGCCTACAGAGTTTCACAAGTCAGCGAACTTACGAACTCGATTACAGAGGGTTTCCCTCGCACAAACATGCCCGGATGATCGTCGATGCCCGTTTTGAGGCTCCCCAAAACAAGGAGCTGAAGATTATCTCCGAGGAAGGCTCAGAGCTTCTTCGCAATCGCGTTTTGCGGAAGCTGGTGGATAGTGAATTAGAAGCGGGGGATCGCAGCAATCGCACTGCAACGGCTCTGACCGAGGCAAATTATTCCTTTTCGTTGGTCGGTCGCGAACAAATGGATGGACGGGATTGCTACGTCCTCAATGTGTCGGCTCGGACCAGAAGTAAATTCCTTTATGACGGAAAGATATGGGTCGATGCCGAAGACTTTGCCGTCGTCCATATCCGTGCTCGACCAGCAAAGAATCCCTCGTTCTGGATCAAGCGTGTCGACATAGAACATCAATACGAAAAAATTGGTGCATTCTGGCTGCCCAAAACCAACCAGTCAACTTCGTCAGTCCGGCTAGGGGGCCGTGCTGCACTCAAAATCGACTACGGTTCTTACAAAATCGAACCCAGAGAAGCTTTGGTTCCTGACAGAAGCTCGACGCACGGGACAATGCAATGA